A stretch of the Arthrobacter stackebrandtii genome encodes the following:
- a CDS encoding N-formylglutamate amidohydrolase: MSTHTPSNADRAPVVIPAGTSFSSSDITFYQGKDSGRTLQEAIAEADLVVSTPHAGDAVPEELVEFLAPEFTHRLQFDYSDRTTAPVCRAWAEQDPRIVYVENPHPRLLRDPNRARPEDLGAQLREAFVRMREAGAWNKVDLGGVDTIRPVTFSFYPLLKVPGSDAELDRMVAAFEEVAERGLGVYESTRDSLRDAVVEAASARAAASGTPGHVFAFSFHDTMNHTTTRDGAVNVERAEADRLPDVVSLSNRGDQKGEPRGSEVITMDPEMLRILAECHRLGFKVGDPAAVALNKPYLGSQEIIASGALFRELTDSTFRKRAGASHVALGAVQAEFLREYLLGPDATAALQQPGTGWPEEDTAWTAQLARSCKTSWDEFRSYLAARPE, translated from the coding sequence ATGTCAACGCACACCCCCTCCAACGCCGATCGCGCACCCGTGGTCATTCCGGCCGGGACCAGCTTCTCCAGTTCGGACATCACGTTTTACCAGGGCAAGGACTCCGGCCGGACCCTGCAGGAGGCCATCGCCGAAGCCGACCTTGTGGTGTCAACGCCGCATGCCGGTGACGCCGTCCCCGAAGAGCTGGTGGAATTTCTGGCCCCGGAATTCACCCACCGCCTCCAGTTCGACTACAGCGACCGCACCACGGCCCCTGTCTGCCGGGCCTGGGCGGAACAGGATCCCCGCATTGTCTACGTCGAAAACCCACACCCCCGCCTGCTCCGGGACCCCAACCGGGCCCGGCCAGAGGACCTTGGCGCCCAACTGCGTGAGGCATTTGTCCGGATGCGCGAAGCCGGCGCCTGGAACAAGGTGGACCTGGGCGGGGTGGACACCATCCGCCCCGTCACCTTCTCCTTCTACCCCCTGCTCAAGGTTCCAGGCAGCGATGCCGAGCTTGACCGCATGGTGGCGGCCTTCGAGGAGGTTGCCGAACGCGGCCTGGGCGTCTACGAGTCCACCCGCGACTCACTGCGGGACGCCGTCGTCGAGGCCGCGTCCGCCCGCGCGGCCGCAAGCGGCACTCCGGGGCACGTCTTTGCATTCTCGTTCCACGACACCATGAACCACACCACCACGCGGGACGGGGCGGTCAACGTTGAGCGGGCAGAAGCCGACAGGCTCCCGGACGTGGTTTCGCTGTCCAACCGGGGGGACCAGAAGGGTGAGCCCCGCGGCAGCGAGGTCATCACCATGGATCCTGAAATGCTGCGGATCCTGGCCGAGTGCCACAGGCTGGGCTTCAAGGTCGGCGATCCCGCGGCTGTTGCGCTGAACAAGCCATACCTGGGCAGCCAGGAGATCATCGCTTCGGGGGCCTTGTTCCGCGAGTTGACGGACTCAACGTTCCGCAAGCGCGCCGGGGCCTCCCATGTTGCGCTCGGTGCGGTCCAGGCGGAATTCTTGCGGGAGTACCTGCTGGGCCCTGATGCAACGGCCGCGCTGCAGCAGCCGGGCACGGGCTGGCCCGAGGAAGACACGGCCTGGACCGCCCAGCTGGCGCGCTCGTGCAAGACCAGCTGGGATGAGTTCCGCTCCTACCTGGCCGCCCGCCCCGAGTAG